From the genome of Paraburkholderia largidicola:
CGCGGAGGGCATCAGGACATCAGGATGAAGGCGGAGCCACGGCGTTCCACACAAGGCCCGAACTCGCATCGGCAGATATCGGCGAGTGTCGGCAACATGCGGCCGGCTCCGGCCGGCGGAAACATCCGCCGGAAAGGGCGGTATTGTAGCACTTCGGCACTAATACCCATGGCGCGCAAGCGGAGTTTCTGCTTGTCGCGCCCGCGCCGTCATCAATACGGCATATTTCAAGCGGGGACGGACCATAGCCGACGCGGGCAGCGTAGACGCCTGACGAGTCAATTCGGTGACAGCAAGCCGACCGCCGCCCCGCCCCACTTATGTCGCCCCGTTCACCACGTTTCGCGCATTACCATCAATCGCAATTCCGTCATGTCTTCGATCGCGTATCGGATGCCTTCGCGCCCGAGCCCCGAGTCCTTCACGCCGCCATACGGCATATTGTCGACGCGGAACGACGGCACATCGTTGATGACCACGCCGCCCACTTCGAGTTCATCCCAGGCCTGATGCGCGTGCGCGAGCGAATCCGTGAAAATGCCCGCCTGCAGGCCGAAGTCGCTGTCGTTGACGGTCGCGAGCGCAGTTTTGAAATCGTCGAACTTTTCGAGGATCGCCACGGGCCCGAACGCCTCCTTGCGATACAGGTCGGTGTCGCGACCGACGTTCTCCAGCAGCGTCGCCTCGAACATCGCGCCGTCCACCTTGCCGCCCGCGACGATCTTCGCGCCCGCCTTCACCGCGCTTTCCATCCAGCCCGCGAGCCGCCGCGACTCCGACTCGGAGATCATCGGCCCGACGAAAGTTTTCTCGTCCTTCGGATCGCCCATCTTCAGCGACTTCGTCTTCGCGATCAGCTTCTCGCGCAACGCGTCGTACAGCGACGCATGCGCGAGAATCCGCTGCACGCCGATGCAGCTTTGCCCCGACTGATAGAACGCGCCGAACGCGAGCCGGTCGACGACGTAATCGAGCTTGTCGCGCTGGTCGCCATCGACGATCGCGGCCGCGTTGCCGCCCAGCTCCAGAATCACCTTCTTCTTGCCCGCCTTCGCTTTCAGGTCCCAGCCGACGGCGGGTGAACCGGTGAACGACAGCAGCTTGAAGCGATCATCGGTGGTGAAGAGATCGGCGCCGTCACGATGCGCAGGCAGGACTGAGAACGCGCCTTTCGGCAGATCGGTTTCCGCGAGCACTTCGCCGATGATCAGCGCACCGATGGGCGTACGGCTCGCAGGCTTCAGCACGAACGGCACGCCCGCCGCCAGCGCCGGCGCGACCTTGTGCGCGGCCAGATTCAATGGAAAGTTAAATGGCGAGATGAAAGAGCATGGCCCGATGGGCACCCGCTTCACGTACGCGTGGTAGCCCTTCGCGCGGGGCGAGATTTCCAGATTGACGATCTCGCCGTCGATGCGCACCGACTCTTCCGCCGCCACCTTGAACGTGTCGATCAGGCGTGTGACCTCGCCGCGCGAATCGTTGATCGGCTTGCCTGCTTCGATGCAGAGCGCCATCGCCATTTCATCGAAGCGCTCGCGAAAGCGTTTCACGCAATGTTCGAGCACGGCCTGGCGCTTGAACGGCGGGAACGCGCGCATCGCCGGCATCGCTTCCGCGGCCGCGGCGATGGCTTGGTCGATCGCCTTCGCGTCGGCCATGGCAACGCGCGTCGCCACTTCGCCGCTGAACTTGTCGGTGACTTCCAGATCGGTGTTCGCGGCGACCGCAACGTTAGCGAGGTAGTACGGGTAACTCTTCTGCAACATGACTCGTTCTCCTTGATCGCAATCGGCTGACACAGCGAACATCAGCAGCAAACACCGCGTCGCGCGCCGGACAAGAAAGACAGCGCAACGCTCAAAGCTGCGCCGAAAGCCGCTTGATCTCGCGATTCAGCACGCGCTCGTTGTCGGAGTAATCGATCGGCACGTCGATCACATGCACGCCCGGTGTCGCGAAACACTCGCGCACGAGCGGCGCGAGTTCCGCCGCCGACGCGACGCGATGCCCATGCGCGCCATAGCTCTTCGCGTAGTCGACGAAATCGGGGTTCTGGAGCGTCATCCCGTAATCGGGGAAGTTCATGTTCTCCTGCTTCCAGCGGATCATGCCGAACGCGTCGTCGCGCACGATCAGCACGACGAGATCGAGCTTCATCCGCACCGCCGTCTCCAGTTCCTGCGAGTTCATCATGAAGCCGCCATCGCCGCACACGGCCATCACGTTGCGCTCGGGATGCACGATCTTGGTCGCGATCGCCGACGGCAGCCCCGCGCCCATCGACGCGAGCGCGTTGTCGAGCAGCAGCGAGTTCGGCTCGTGCGCGCGGTAGTAGCGCGCGAACCAGATCTTGTACATGCCGTTGTCGAGACAGATGATGCCATCCACCGGCATCGTCTCGTAGACGTCGTGGACGACGCGCACCGGGTACATCGGGAAGCGGTCATCGTGTTGACCCTTGGCCAGATGCGCTTCGAAATGCGCCTTGATCTCCTTGAAGCGCGCGAAGTCCCAATGCTCGCCCTTGCCTTGCAGGGCTTCTTTCATCTGCCAGACGGCGTTTGCGATATCGCCGACCACTTCGATCTGCGGGAAGTACACGGTGTCCACTTCGGCGCCGAGAAAATTGACGTGGATCACCGTCTTCTCGCCCGTATCGGCGCTGCGCATGAAGAACGGCGGCTTTTCGATCACATCATGGCCGACGTTGATGATGCAGTCCGCGTGATCGATCGCGCGATGCACGAAGTCGCCGTCCGACAGCGTCGCGTTGCCGAGCCACAGCGGATGCGATTCGTCGATCACGCCCTTGCCCATCTGCGTGGTGAAGAACGGAATGCCGATCTGGTCGACGAATTCGCGCAGCATCTTGCGCGTGGTCTTGCGGTTGCCGCCCGCGCCGATCATCAGCAACGGATGCTTCGCTTCGACGATCGCCTTCACCGCGTGCTCGACGGCCTTTTCCTCGGCGACGGGACGGCGGCTGTAGCTCTTCGGAATCGGCTTGCCGTCGCCCTCTTCGTGCGCGACGTCTTCGGGCAGTTCGAGGTGCGTGGCGCCCGGCCGCTCTTCCTCGGCCTGACGGAATGCCTCGCGCACCGACGCCGGAATATTGGCGACCGACACGATCTGCCGCGTGTACTTGGTCAGCGGCTCCATCATCCGCACCACGTCGACGATCTGGAAATGGCCCTGCTTGCTCGACTTGATCGGCTTCTGGCCTGTGACCATCAGCATCGGCATGCCGCCGAGCTGTGCATACGCGGCGGCCGTCACGAAGTTGGTGGCGCCGGGGCCGAGCGTCGCGAGACATACGCCCGTGCGTCCCGTCAGGCGGCCGTAGGTCGCGGCCATGAAGCCCGCCGCCTGCTCATGGCGGGTGAGCACGAGTTTGATTCTGGAGCGGCGCAGCGATTCGAGGAGATCGAGATTTTCTTCGCCAGGAATGCCGAACACGTACTCGACGCCTTCAGCCTCCAGCGATTTGACGAACAGATCCGATGCTTTCATGGGAAGTCTCGCTTGACGAACGAACGCAGACCGGGCCGCTACAACGCAGATGACGCAGGCAACGGCACGCGGACAAGGATGATCGAAGACGATGACAGCCGCGCCGATGCATCGAGACGGGGCGCGGCCTGTGCGTGGCACACAGCTTACTACCGGAGGCGAAAACGCGTCGTTTCACGCGCATGCGGTCAGGATGCGCCGCGAACTAATAAAAAGGTGCGAGAGAACGGAACGGCAAGAAGAATCAGCGGACGATGGTCACGCAGTCGGACAACAACGGCGGCGCGTCCTCGCCGAGCATCGCGTCGTAGAGCGTGGCCTGCGGGCCCTTCGTCCACCACGTGTAGCTGCCTGCCTGATACTTCGCACCGGAGCCGGACATCACATTGACGAACAGCATCTGCCGGCCTTTCACCGGCAGCACCGCGAAGCTCTGACCGTTGGTTGCGTTCAGATAGGTGACCTGCAGGATGCGGCCTGTCGCGCAGGTGTACTTCTGCGTCACGCGATGCGACGTGCGGATGTCGGGCAACGGCAGCAACCCGGCGGCGCGGGCCACGCCCGACACAGCGACGAACGCCAGCACGCCCACTGATGCAACCCACCGTCTGCTCATCGAATGCCTCGCTTCCTGATGTCCTTTCGTTATGACTGCGCGCCCTTGCCGAAGGTTGCGACTCATGGATCGATCACGTCGGCGCAGGCGTCGGTCGGCGCGGCAGCCACGTGGCCGACCACGGGAACGATCTTCAGTCCCGCCGACGCGATGCGGCACGGCGCGGCGGCCAGCCCGCAACCGCTCAACGCCGTCATCAACCCGATCGCCGATGCGAGCAGCGCGATACGCCGCGCGACCGCGCTACCTGTCAGTCCAGCTTTCACGCACACTGCTCCTTGCCCGCTATACGTTCGATCCGCAACAGCCGCGACAGGCGAACCGCCACGCATGGTTATCTGGTCGACACCGGCTTGACGGCGGCAGCCGCCTGCTTGGCGCGTTGCAGCGCTTCGCCGATATCGTCGCCCGTCGCGAGCGCCACGCCCATGCGGCGCTTGACGAAGCTCTCGGGCTTGCCGAACAGGCGCAGATCCGCGCCCGGCACGGCGAGTGCCTGCGCGACGCCTTCGAACGCGATGCCCGTCTCGTCGAGCCCGCCGTAGATCACGGCCGACGCGCCCGGCGCGCGCAAGGTCGTATCGACGGGCAAGCCGAGAATCGCGCGCGCGTGCAACTCGAACTCGGAGAAACGCTGCGACGCGAGCGTCACGAGCCCGGTGTCATGCGGACGCGGGCTCACTTCCGAGAACCATACGTCATCGCCGCGCACGAAAAGTTCCACGCCGAACAGGCCCCGGCCGCCAAGCGCCGTCGTCACCTTGTCGGCGATCTCGCGCGAGCGTTCGAGCGCGCGCGGGCTCATCGGCTGCGGCTGCCACGATTCGACGTAGTCGCCTGCGACCTGCACGTGGCCGATCGGCTCGCAGAAATACGTGGCCGTCTGCTGCGTGGCGGATTCGATTGCGCGTACGGTCAACTGCGTGATCTCGTATTCGAAGTTGATGAAGCCTTCGACGATCACGCGCCCGTGATTCACGCGGCCGCCCGCCATCGCGTACTGCCATGCGGGCTCGACGTCGGCGTCGCTGCGCAGCACCGACTGCCCCTTGCCCGACGACGACATCACCGGCTTCACGACACACGGATAACCGACCTTCGCGATGCCCGCCTTCAGTTCGTCGATCGAATCGGCGAACGCGTACGGCGACGTGGGCAGGCCGAGTTCCTCGGCGGCGAGGCGGCGGATGCCTTCGCGGTTCATCGTCAGTTGCGTGGCGCGCGCCGTCGGGATCACTTCGGCGACGCCTTCCGTTTCGATCGCGGCAAGCGCATCGGTGGCGATGGCTTCGATTTCCGGCACGATCAGATGCGGACGCTCTTTCTCGACCAGCGCGCGCAGCGCCTTCGCGTCCGTCATGTCGATCACGTGCGAGCGGTGCGCAACCTGATGCCCCGGCGCGTTCGGATAACGGTCGACCGCGATCACTTCAACGCCAAGCCGTTGCAGCGCGATGATCACTTCCTTGCCCAGTTCGCCCGCGCCGAGCAGCATGACGCGCGTTGCCGAGGTCGAAAGCGGTGTGCCGATGCGTTGGCCGATCATCATGGAAGCTCCAGAGAATTTGTGACAAAAAGCGGATGGAATGAATGACTGCGGCGATGTTAACATGCGCGGCCCCTGCTGCTGCGCCTGCCGCGTGCCGATAACCCGTGTAGGGAGTGTGTCGCAGGCGACGTTGCCGGCCGCGCTTTCAGCCCGCCGGGGCGGCGTCCGGGCACGCCGGCGAAATCCCGCAAACGGACTGCAACCGCGGCGCGGACGGCGTCGTCGCGGCAAGCCCGCGTTGTGCCGATGCCGCCTATGTCTTTTGTCACCGGCGTTTGCGCTCGCATGCGGCAAGCGTAGTGCGATACCCTTACGCCTTCGCCAGTTTAGAGAGGAACGACGATATGCAGCCCACGTCCGCCACGCCACGCGACACACGCTCGAGCGCAACCCCTGGAGCATCGCCGAATGCACCTGACACGGCTGCGCACGTGTCGCTGCGCCGGCGCGCGGGTCATGCGCTGGCCGTCGTGTCGATGGCCGCGTCACTGGCCATGCTCGTCGCCGCCTGCTCGATGCCGAAACATGCCGACACGGAAGCCCCGCCGCCCGATCCATTCAACCCCGCGGCCACGCAACTGCTCGACAACACCGACTGGCAACTCAGCAGCTGGAAGCTCGCCTCGGGCAGCACGCGCGAGGTGCCGGGCGGCGCGAGCGGCGAACCCATCACGCTCGTGCTGTCGACGGAAACGGGCCTGCGGCGCGCCAGCGGCTTCTCCGGCTGCAACCGCTACACGGGCACGTACATGCTGAAGGACGGCAAGCTGAGCTTCGGGCCGCTCGCGGGCACGCGCATGGCATGCGCGACGCCGGGCGGCAAGATCGAAGGCGCGTATCTCGCCGCGCTTGCGCATGTCGAGCGCTCGGCCGTCGACATGCGCAAGCCGCAACAGCTTCAGTTGATGCTCGATAACGGCGACACGCTGGTGTTCGCGCGGCGCGGCCAATGACCGCACGGCCGGCGAACGTCAACCGTATAGAGACGCCGCACGCTGCGCGGCATTCGCTTGCGGATATGGCCCGCTTTGCCCAGTTAAACTCGACGGATCGCGCGCTCGCGCATCCGTCATTCGTTGATGTCTAGCATGCAAACGGTAGTTTTCGGCTGGTTCGGCGCCTCCGCCGTCTGGTTTCTTCCCCTGTTGTGGCGTCTCGTGAAGTCCGTGCTGCCGGGCGGCGCGGGCCTGCGTGGTCCCGGCACGATCCGGCTGTGGCTCGGCTTTGTCTGCGTGATGATCGCGAGCTGCACGCTGGAGGCGTCGCTCGTCAACGTGCAGGGGTTCGACGGCTTCGGGCATGCGCTGTCGACGGGTCTCACGCATCTGATGGGGCGCGTCGCGACGCCGCTGGTGATGCTCGGCCTCTTCGGGGTGTCGCTGCCGTGGCTCGTCGGTTTCAGGTGGCCGTCGGTGATCGCGTGGGCCAATGAGGCGTTTGGGCTCGGGCTGTCGCGCGGCGCGCGCGACGACGAACCGCGCAGCCACGCGTCGCGTGCCGCCGAGATAGCGCCGTCCCATAGCAGCGCGCCTATCAATACGATGGCGCCCAAAACCAATGGACGCTATGCGCGGCCGACCGTGTGGCGGCCGCCCTCGACGACGCGCGCTGCGGGTGCGGCGAGTGCCGCGAGTGCCGCAGTCGCGGCGGGCGAAGCGATGGGTATGCCGGGTGGTTCGATGGCGGGTGCTGGCGGAGTCGCGCGCAACACCGTTGGCGCGGCAATGGGCGGCGCGCCGGCAAGCGCCTCGTCCATCCACCGGGCGAGCGCACCCAAGCCGTGGACGCCCGCCGAGCCGGTCGCGCCTTCCGGCTGGCTCAACACCGATACGCCGCGCGCCCATTCGCGCGACACCTCGCCCGCGCTGATGGAAGCTGCCCGCGTTGCATCCACCCCACCGACTGTGTTCGGCAGCACGGCTGCCCTGCAGTCGTCGAAAGCGGCTGCGGCCAATGCTGGCGCACGCGGCCCGTCAGTGAATCCCGCCGTGGCATCGGCGCGCTCGGCGGCCTTGCGTGGGGTCGCATCCGCGCAGAGCCGTCAGACGGCATCGGTCGGCGCGGTAACACCCGTCGCGCCGACGCGGCGAGCCGTCGCACCATCCGGTTCGCCGGCCGTGCGCCGCGACACGCCGAATCTCAAGGTGCCCGCCTACACGCGCGCCAATCATTCGCCCGCCCAACCCGTCGCGCCGGCGTCGAGCGTGCAGGAAACCTTGCGCAGCATCGAGGAAAACGCCGCGCGCTGGACGACGCTCGCGGGCGCAAGTCTCGCCCGGCGCTCGGCGAGCGATCCGGCGAAGCTTGCCGATACGCGCGACATACCGGCTCCCGCAGATGGAATGAATGCACAGACGCCGTCCGCTAGTAGTCGGGCGGTCGAGACTTCTATGGGTTCCGCAGTCTCGGCAGGCGTGTCGGGCGCGGAGGCCGTCGCTGCCGTCGATCAGGCGGTGTCGGCGCTCGAAGCTGCTATTGCAACGCAGCCGACGCCCGCTGCGGGAAGCGTTGCGCCTTCGGCAGCAGCGAACGGAATCGAACGCAACGACGAAGTCGCTCAGCCGGTTGTGGTCGCGCCGCCCGTGATGTCTTCGGCGGATGAGCAATCGCCGGTCGCCGAGGCAGAGCCGCTGTTGCAAATGGCCACAGAAGAGCAAACACACTCGCCTGGCGCGCAGCCCGGGATTGCTCACGCCCCGCCGGCCGCGCTTGCTAACAACGTGACGACAAGCGCGACGGTTGTCGAAGCGCTCGCACAGGCTAGCGCCGCGCCGGAGATTGAATCGACTGTTGCGACGACTGTGTCCGAGCCAGTTGCAGCACAACCGCAAGCCGCTGCCGAACCGGTCGCGACAGAGACGCAAGAGATCGCGCAAAGCGTGGCGCCCGTTGCCCCGATTTCCGCGTCGTTCGAACCGTCCGCGATCATCGCAACGCCCGAACAACCGACGGCGCCTTCGCCCGACGCATCGACGCCCTCCGTCGACTCCGCGCCAGCCGATGCAATCGCAACCCCGGCACAACCCACGTCGACGCAGCACGACGAGCCGCGAGCCGTAGAAAGCGAGCCGGAATTGCCGGCGGAAATCGCCGTCCCTGAACAGCATCCGACTGTCGCTCATGCTGTCGAGTCTGCAGCCGAACCCAAAGCTCCCGTTGCTCCGCCAGCGGACATCGCATCGCCCGCAGTGGAAGAGCCCGCGCTCGCGGAACAGGTCGAAGCCGCCCCTACCCCGCTTGCGCCATGGGATGCGATCACGCAATCCGTGTCGCTCATGCGGGTGGCTTCCGCAACCGCTCCTTCGATACAAGAAGCGCATCACGCCTCGTTATCGAGCGCGCCTGCGTACGGCGACGCTGACACACCGTCCGAACCTGACGCTGTGTCGACCGCCTTCGACGATACGGAAGCCCCTTCGAACATCGTGCGCTTCCCAGGCCCGGCCCTCGTTGCGCAAACGCCTGAACAGACCTCGGCCGACGAGTTCGAACCAGACCTGACCCAGGACGAGCCCGCCGCCGCGCCCGAAGCACCGCAAGACGCGCAACAGGAGCCGCCTGCCGCTGCCCCGCCCCGCCCCGTCGTGCGCGGCCACAGCGGTCCCGCTTTCGAGTTCTACGCGCCCGCGGCCTCGCACATCGAACTGCCGACACTCGATCTGCTCGCGCCCGCCTCGTCCGACGTCGAGCCCGTCAGTGAAGAAAAACTCGCTGAAACGGGTGCGCTGATCGAACAGCGTCTGCAGGAATTCAAGGTGCCCGTGACGGTCGTCGGCGCATCGGCCGGCCCCGTCATCACGCGCTTCGAAGTCGAGCCGGCGCTCGGCGTGCGCGGCAGCCAGATCGTCGGGCTGATGAAGGATCTGTCGCGTGGGCTCGGTCTGACGTCGATCCGCGTCGTCGAGACGATTCCAGGCAAGACCTGCATGGGTCTCGAACTGCCGAATGCCAAGCGGCAAACGATCCGTCTTTCCGAGATTCTGGAGGCCAACGTCTATCAGAAGTCCACGTCGAATCTGACGCTGGCGATGGGCAAGGACATCACCGGCCACCCGGTCGTCACCGATCTCGCGAAAGCGCCGCATATGCTGGTCGCGGGTACGACGGGTTCGGGCAAGTCGGTGGCGATCAACGCGATGATCGTCTCGCTGCTGTACAAGGCGACGCCCGAAGACGTGCGCATGATCATGATCGATCCGAAGATGCTGGAGCTTTCCGTGTACGAAGGCATCCCGCATCTGCTCGCGCCTGTCGTGACGGACATGAAGCTCGCTGCCAACGCGCTCAACTGGTGTGTCGGCGAGATGGAAAAGCGCTACCGGCTGATGTCGGCCGTCGGCGTGCGCAATCTGCAAGGCTTCAACCAGAAGATCCGCGACGCCGCCGCGAAAGAGAAGAAGATCGGCAATCCGTTCTCGCTGACGCCCGATGCGCCCGAGCCGCTGTCGCCGCTGCCGCTGATCGTCGTCGTGATCGACGAGCTGGCCGACCTGATGATGGTCGCGGGCAAAAAGATCGAAGAACTGATCGCGCGTCTCGCGCAGAAAGCGCGCGCGGCGGGCATCCACCTGATTCTCGCGACCCAGCGTCCTTCCGTCGACGTGATCACCGGTCTCATCAAGGCGAACATCCCGACGCGCGTCGCGTTCCAGGTGTCGTCGAAGATCGACTCGCGCACGATTCTCGACCAGATGGGTGCCGAGTCGCTGCTCGGCCAGGGCGACATGCTGTTCCTGCCGCCCGGTACCGGCTACCCGCAGCGCGTGCACGGCGCGTTCGTCGCCGACGAGGAAGTGCACCGGATCGTCGAGCATCTGAAGCAGTTCGGCGAGCCGGAATACATCGAAGGGATTCTCGACGGCCCCGCGACGGATGGCGGCGCCACCCAGGACCTGTTCGGCGAAACGCCGGATGCGGAAGCCGACCCGCTTTACGACGAAGCCGTCGCGTTCGTCGTGCGCACCCGGCGCGCGTCGATCTCGGCGGTGCAGCGGCAGTTGCGCATCGGCTATAACCGCGCGGCGCGGCTCGTCGAGCAGATGGAGACGGCGGGCCTCGTGTCGGCGATGGGCATCAACGGCAGCCGCGAAGTGCTCGCGCCGGGGCCGGCGGAGTAAGCCGCTTTCGGACTTGAAGGAACGCCGCTGCGGGAACAGAAGAAATCGTCGAACGCAGCGGCGACATTCGCCTCTTCACACCACCGTCATCACGACGGCGATACCCACTTGAAGTCGACGGGCGATCCGATATCGATGCGCTTCGGGTTCGCTTCGAGCAGCCCGCTTTGCGGATCGCGGCGGAACACATACGCCGTATCGCTGTTCTGATTGCCGACGATCAGCCATTGCCCCGTCGGATCGATTGAGAATTCTCGCGGCGATTTGCCAAGACTCGACTGACGGCCGACTTCCCGGATATGACCGTTGCCGGGATCGACCGCATAGATGACGATCTCGTTCGCATCGCCGCGATTGCTGGCGTACAGAAAGCGTCCGTCCGGCGACAGATGGATCGCGGCCGCGCCCACCTGCCCCTTGAAGCCGGGCTTCGACATCGGCACGACCTGCAGTTGCGTGAGCTTGCCGTCGTCGTAGTGAAATGCGGTGACAGTCGCCGTCAGTTCGCTCGTCAGGTACGCGTATTTGCCGTCCGTGCTGAACACCAGATGACGCGGGCCCGAGCCGGGCTTCACGTCGGTATAGCGCTTGTCCGTCGGGCCGAACAGGCCGCGGCTGCCGTCGGGTGTGTAGCGGTATGCATAGAGCTTGTCGGTGCCGAGATCCTGCGCGAACAGATACTTGCCGTCCGGCGAGAACACAGTCGAGTGCACGTGCGCGTTGTCCTGGCGTCCCTTCACGGGGCCGCCGCCTTCATGATGCACCGTCAGCACCGACGCGCCGACCTGGCCGTCCGCCTGCAACGGAAACACCGCGAAGCTGCCGCCCGGGTTCGCGGCGACCGAGTAGTTGGCCGTCGTCAGATATTTGCCGTCCGGCGAGATGCTCAGATAGCACGGATCGTTGCCGTCCGACGACACGCGGTTCAGGAACGTTAATTGCCCGCTCTTCGCATCGAAACCGAACGCGCTGATGCCGCCGCGCTGCTCGGCGGGGCCGTTGTCGCCGGGCTGCTCGTTGACGGAATAGACGTAGCGGCCGTCACGCGACGCGATCACGTACGACGGATTGTCGGTCTTCGCGGACGACACCTGCGTCGCGTCGCCCGACTTCGTGTCGAAGCGATAAACGTAGATGCCTTCGCTCTTCGGGCCGGTGTAGGTGCCGACGATCAGATCGTAGACGCCATCGGCGGGTGCGGTGGTCGTGCCTTGTGCGAAGGCCTGCGTAGCGGCAAGCGATACCATCAGTGTCAAACCTCTTATGATCGAACGGGCGGACAGGCGCAAATTCGCGCGCAAACTGAAAGACTGTGGCACGGCACACGCTAAGGCTCGTGTACGACGCTGCATGACGACCTCCTGGCGAGACGGGTTATTCGGTTCGTGTGTGTCGCTGGTCTGCCGCGCGGCTCGATCGGAGCGTGCCGTTGTCGTAACGGATGCATGACGATTGCGGCCTGCGCGCTGCGCGCCCTCGTGGCCCTCGTGGCCCTCGTGGTCCGGTTACCGCCGCTGATCGTCGATGTCGTATTTGGGGCAAGTATAAGAGCGTTGCCCGCGCTCGCACAGTCAGATGCGCGAACGCAGGCTATCCGACAGGTTGTCTCTTTCCGTCGTCAATTCGAACAAAAGGAGTCGCCATGAACATCCATCTCACGCTCGGCCCGCTCGTCGCGCTGATCGCCGGCATTCTCATCCTGATCGTGCCGCGCCTGCTCAACTTCATCGTCGCGCTTTATCTGATCATCATTGGGCTGATCGGGCTGTTC
Proteins encoded in this window:
- a CDS encoding META domain-containing protein — protein: MQPTSATPRDTRSSATPGASPNAPDTAAHVSLRRRAGHALAVVSMAASLAMLVAACSMPKHADTEAPPPDPFNPAATQLLDNTDWQLSSWKLASGSTREVPGGASGEPITLVLSTETGLRRASGFSGCNRYTGTYMLKDGKLSFGPLAGTRMACATPGGKIEGAYLAALAHVERSAVDMRKPQQLQLMLDNGDTLVFARRGQ
- a CDS encoding acetolactate synthase large subunit, which translates into the protein MKASDLFVKSLEAEGVEYVFGIPGEENLDLLESLRRSRIKLVLTRHEQAAGFMAATYGRLTGRTGVCLATLGPGATNFVTAAAYAQLGGMPMLMVTGQKPIKSSKQGHFQIVDVVRMMEPLTKYTRQIVSVANIPASVREAFRQAEEERPGATHLELPEDVAHEEGDGKPIPKSYSRRPVAEEKAVEHAVKAIVEAKHPLLMIGAGGNRKTTRKMLREFVDQIGIPFFTTQMGKGVIDESHPLWLGNATLSDGDFVHRAIDHADCIINVGHDVIEKPPFFMRSADTGEKTVIHVNFLGAEVDTVYFPQIEVVGDIANAVWQMKEALQGKGEHWDFARFKEIKAHFEAHLAKGQHDDRFPMYPVRVVHDVYETMPVDGIICLDNGMYKIWFARYYRAHEPNSLLLDNALASMGAGLPSAIATKIVHPERNVMAVCGDGGFMMNSQELETAVRMKLDLVVLIVRDDAFGMIRWKQENMNFPDYGMTLQNPDFVDYAKSYGAHGHRVASAAELAPLVRECFATPGVHVIDVPIDYSDNERVLNREIKRLSAQL
- a CDS encoding DUF6726 family protein, with the translated sequence MALLASAIGLMTALSGCGLAAAPCRIASAGLKIVPVVGHVAAAPTDACADVIDP
- the purT gene encoding formate-dependent phosphoribosylglycinamide formyltransferase is translated as MMIGQRIGTPLSTSATRVMLLGAGELGKEVIIALQRLGVEVIAVDRYPNAPGHQVAHRSHVIDMTDAKALRALVEKERPHLIVPEIEAIATDALAAIETEGVAEVIPTARATQLTMNREGIRRLAAEELGLPTSPYAFADSIDELKAGIAKVGYPCVVKPVMSSSGKGQSVLRSDADVEPAWQYAMAGGRVNHGRVIVEGFINFEYEITQLTVRAIESATQQTATYFCEPIGHVQVAGDYVESWQPQPMSPRALERSREIADKVTTALGGRGLFGVELFVRGDDVWFSEVSPRPHDTGLVTLASQRFSEFELHARAILGLPVDTTLRAPGASAVIYGGLDETGIAFEGVAQALAVPGADLRLFGKPESFVKRRMGVALATGDDIGEALQRAKQAAAAVKPVSTR
- a CDS encoding aldehyde dehydrogenase family protein, with amino-acid sequence MLQKSYPYYLANVAVAANTDLEVTDKFSGEVATRVAMADAKAIDQAIAAAAEAMPAMRAFPPFKRQAVLEHCVKRFRERFDEMAMALCIEAGKPINDSRGEVTRLIDTFKVAAEESVRIDGEIVNLEISPRAKGYHAYVKRVPIGPCSFISPFNFPLNLAAHKVAPALAAGVPFVLKPASRTPIGALIIGEVLAETDLPKGAFSVLPAHRDGADLFTTDDRFKLLSFTGSPAVGWDLKAKAGKKKVILELGGNAAAIVDGDQRDKLDYVVDRLAFGAFYQSGQSCIGVQRILAHASLYDALREKLIAKTKSLKMGDPKDEKTFVGPMISESESRRLAGWMESAVKAGAKIVAGGKVDGAMFEATLLENVGRDTDLYRKEAFGPVAILEKFDDFKTALATVNDSDFGLQAGIFTDSLAHAHQAWDELEVGGVVINDVPSFRVDNMPYGGVKDSGLGREGIRYAIEDMTELRLMVMRETW
- a CDS encoding MliC family protein; translated protein: MSRRWVASVGVLAFVAVSGVARAAGLLPLPDIRTSHRVTQKYTCATGRILQVTYLNATNGQSFAVLPVKGRQMLFVNVMSGSGAKYQAGSYTWWTKGPQATLYDAMLGEDAPPLLSDCVTIVR